TCTCCGAACTGCAGGGTCAGTCCGGCAATGCTGAACCCTCCGAACAAGTCCCAATTGCCGGACAATCTGTAGAGGGCGTTGTAGATGATGTAGTCGAATCCTGGCACGAGCGGATGTTCAAGAGTCCCCTTGGGTGCGATGTACGACACGATCTGCCAGCCCACCAGCAATACCGCCCAGGTGATGAAGAAAAGAGGATTGTTCTTCACGGCGTTCAAGATGCGCTCGGGCAGACGGACAATGCCCTTCCCGATCCTGATGACCGCTGCGGCCGACCTTCGGTATCGGAAGACGAATGTGTAGGCCCACCACAGGACAACCCAGAAGGAGATGAATTGCCAGGTGAGATGGAGTGTGCCCTCTTCGAACTGCCAGTCTCCAAGCGACGAGAAGGCGAGGACGACCAGACCTGAGCCGAAGATCCAGGCGGCCCATCCGACCCAGAATAGGATCCTCAAGAGTCTGGTGAGGCTCAAACCTGGGTCGCTTCCTCTTCGGTGATTCCCAAGTGGGCCAGGATCGTCTTGGTGATATCCACCGCGCCGGCACTGGCTCGCACATCTTCATCACGGGGGCGTGGCAGGTCGACCGGGATGTCATCGACCAGTTTTCCTTCGGCCAGGAGGATCACGCGGTCGGCCAGGATCAAGGCCTCCTCGATGTCGTGGGTCACGAAGAAGATGGTCTTCTGTGTCTCTTCCCACAGGTCGAGGAGCACGTCATGGAGATTGCGGCGGGTGAAGTAGTCGAGGGATCCGAAGGGTTCGTCCATGAGGATCACATCGGAGCCGACCGCCATGGCTGCCGCCAGCGCCACCCGCTTGCGCATACCTCCGGACAGTTCCCGGGGCCACGAGTCGGCGAAGTCGGTCAGCCCCACCGCGTCCAACCAGTGGGCGGTTGTGGACTTTCGTTCCTCGTCGTCCACCTTGAGGGCGCGGAGGCCGAACTCGACGTTATCGCGGACGTGAAGCCAGGGAAAGACGGTGTCCTGCTGGAACACCATCGCCCGGTCGGCGCCGGGCCCTTCGACAACTTCCTCACCCAGCCTTATCTGGCCGGCGGTCGGCGGCTGGAGTCCGGCCAGAACCCGCAGCAGGGTGGTCTTCCCGTGACCGGATCGTCCGACCACGCACACGAATTCGCCCGGTTGGACCTCGAAGTTGACATCGTGGAGGGCGTTGACCAGTTGGCCGGACCGGTGCTCGAACACGCACCATAGGCCCTCGAAGCTAACGACTCTTGACATAGCTGTTCCTCCTTGTCTACAGCCCAAGTCGGCGGCCGGCCTCGGACCACCTGGTCAGGTAACGGATGATCACCAGCAGCAATGCATCGACCACCACCGCAAGAACTCCGTAGAAGGTGATCAACGCCACGAGCGCCGATGGAGCTTGGAGTTGGCCGATCAGGAACCTCCAGATGTCGATCAGGTGCCCTCCGCCGACCTGTATTCCGAGCACCTCGACCAGGACACCCAGACCCCAGGCACCTGCCAGCGCGATGCGGAATCCCCCCGCGATCTCTGGAACCGTGCCGGGCAGGTAGACCCAGCGGAATATCGAGCGGGGTGTTCCGCCCAGGGTCAGGGCCGACTCCACGATCCCGACGGGTATGTTCTCGGCGGCCCGCCGGCTGAAGAAGTACATGAGCAGCGTCGTGTAGAAGGTGACCAGGCCGATGGTGGTCATGATCGGCACCTCTACACCGAACCAGATGACGAAGAACGGTGCGGCGATGAAGATGGGGGCGGTTCCGAAGAAGGAGGCGATCGGCGTGAATACCTGGGCGACCTTCGGGAACACGAGGCTGGACAGGCCGATCGCGAGACCGGCGATGGTGCCGAACGCAGCGCCGAGCAGGATACGGATGATCGTCACGATCAGGTGAATGCCGTAGCCATAGCAATAGTCGGGTAGCTGGCCGATCGGAACCGGCAGAGGGCCACCGGTCAGGGCAGCGGTGTCAGACGTGTACTTCCATCCCATCAGGCTCGAGGCGACTTGCCTGAAAGGATTGTTGACGTTTGCCGGGTGAAGATCGGGGCAGGCGTGGACGAACTTGATCCTCATGTCCTGGCTGGTTCCAAGGTTGC
This bacterium DNA region includes the following protein-coding sequences:
- a CDS encoding ABC transporter permease subunit — its product is MTSTDVLDVRAKAQREKRRRRIASIVYIAIGITLFFVAWVLLSLEASPWHYDIPPPFGAVGPFQDILQGVWGLFREEGAIAHFWSNLGTSQDMRIKFVHACPDLHPANVNNPFRQVASSLMGWKYTSDTAALTGGPLPVPIGQLPDYCYGYGIHLIVTIIRILLGAAFGTIAGLAIGLSSLVFPKVAQVFTPIASFFGTAPIFIAAPFFVIWFGVEVPIMTTIGLVTFYTTLLMYFFSRRAAENIPVGIVESALTLGGTPRSIFRWVYLPGTVPEIAGGFRIALAGAWGLGVLVEVLGIQVGGGHLIDIWRFLIGQLQAPSALVALITFYGVLAVVVDALLLVIIRYLTRWSEAGRRLGL
- a CDS encoding ABC transporter ATP-binding protein, whose protein sequence is MSRVVSFEGLWCVFEHRSGQLVNALHDVNFEVQPGEFVCVVGRSGHGKTTLLRVLAGLQPPTAGQIRLGEEVVEGPGADRAMVFQQDTVFPWLHVRDNVEFGLRALKVDDEERKSTTAHWLDAVGLTDFADSWPRELSGGMRKRVALAAAMAVGSDVILMDEPFGSLDYFTRRNLHDVLLDLWEETQKTIFFVTHDIEEALILADRVILLAEGKLVDDIPVDLPRPRDEDVRASAGAVDITKTILAHLGITEEEATQV